A genomic region of Pseudomonas frederiksbergensis contains the following coding sequences:
- a CDS encoding TrkH family potassium uptake protein has product MALPTLRTIGFIIGIFLITLAISMAVPMATLVIYDRTSDLPSFLWASTITFVAGLALVIPGRPEHVHLRPRDMYLLTVSSWVVVCLFAALPFLLTQHISYTDSFFESMSGITATGSTVLSGLDSMSPGILMWRSLLHWLGGIGFIGMAVAILPLLRIGGMRLFQTESSDRSEKVMPRSHMVARLIVAAYVGITILGSLGFWWAGMSPFDAVNHAMSAISTGGFSTSDQSLAKWTQPAVHWVAVVIMILGSLPFTLYVATLRGNRRALIKDQQVQGLLGMLLVTWLVLGTWYWWTTHLHWLDALRHVALNVTSVVTTTGFALGDYSLWGNFSLMLFFYLGFVGGCSGSTAGGIKIFRFQVAFILLKANLNQLIHPRAVIKQKYNGHRLDEEIVRSILTFSFFFAITICAIALALSLLGVDWMTALTGAASTVSGVGPGLGETIGPAGNFASLPDAAKWILSLGMLLGRLEIITVFVLCIPAFWRH; this is encoded by the coding sequence ATGGCGTTGCCGACCTTACGGACTATTGGTTTCATCATCGGCATCTTCCTGATCACCCTGGCCATCAGCATGGCTGTGCCGATGGCAACACTGGTGATTTACGACCGCACCAGCGACCTGCCGTCGTTCCTCTGGGCCAGCACGATTACCTTTGTTGCCGGTCTGGCGCTGGTCATCCCCGGGCGACCGGAGCATGTGCACCTGCGCCCGCGGGACATGTACCTGCTCACCGTTTCAAGCTGGGTGGTGGTCTGCCTATTCGCGGCATTGCCGTTTCTGCTGACCCAGCACATCAGTTACACCGACTCGTTTTTCGAAAGCATGTCGGGCATCACCGCCACCGGTTCTACTGTGCTCAGCGGCCTGGATAGCATGTCTCCGGGCATCCTGATGTGGCGTTCATTACTGCACTGGCTGGGCGGTATCGGCTTTATCGGCATGGCGGTCGCCATTCTGCCACTGCTGCGCATTGGTGGCATGCGGCTGTTTCAGACCGAATCGTCGGACCGTTCCGAAAAGGTCATGCCTCGTTCGCACATGGTGGCTCGGCTGATCGTCGCCGCCTACGTCGGCATCACCATCCTCGGCAGCCTGGGGTTCTGGTGGGCGGGCATGAGCCCGTTCGATGCAGTCAACCATGCGATGTCGGCAATATCCACCGGCGGCTTCTCAACCTCCGACCAGTCCCTGGCCAAGTGGACGCAACCGGCCGTGCACTGGGTCGCGGTGGTGATCATGATTCTCGGCAGCCTGCCGTTTACCTTGTACGTGGCGACCTTGCGCGGCAATCGGCGGGCGTTGATCAAGGATCAGCAGGTGCAGGGATTGCTTGGTATGTTGCTCGTGACCTGGCTGGTACTCGGCACCTGGTACTGGTGGACCACCCATCTGCATTGGCTTGACGCACTGCGCCATGTCGCGCTGAACGTCACCTCGGTGGTCACCACCACTGGTTTTGCGCTGGGGGATTACAGCCTGTGGGGCAACTTCTCACTGATGCTGTTCTTCTATCTGGGCTTTGTCGGTGGTTGCTCGGGTTCGACCGCTGGCGGGATCAAGATCTTCCGTTTTCAGGTGGCCTTTATCTTGCTCAAGGCCAACCTTAATCAACTGATCCACCCGCGTGCGGTGATCAAGCAGAAGTACAACGGTCATCGTCTCGACGAAGAGATTGTCCGCTCGATTCTGACTTTTTCGTTCTTCTTTGCGATCACCATTTGCGCCATCGCCCTGGCGCTATCGCTGCTGGGCGTGGACTGGATGACTGCGCTGACCGGTGCGGCCAGCACGGTTTCGGGCGTGGGGCCGGGACTGGGCGAAACCATCGGCCCCGCCGGCAATTTCGCCAGCCTGCCCGACGCCGCCAAGTGGATTCTGTCCCTCGGCATGCTGCTCGGGCGACTGGAGATCATTACCGTGTTTGTGCTGTGTATTCCGGCGTTCTGGCGTCACTGA
- a CDS encoding translation initiation factor 2, translating into MRQGPLCLLLVTLSIGAFAHAEEHSDSGYSTPLSLSAGSQITELQQRLKESERQREELNKQLQNADSERESALLGRLRQENQRLKLQLKEAQANPLPRLLTDQQQWFVTGAGVALLALLCGIFASGGRRKRRQWLN; encoded by the coding sequence ATGCGCCAAGGTCCGCTGTGTCTGCTGTTGGTCACATTATCGATCGGGGCCTTCGCCCATGCCGAAGAACACTCGGACTCAGGCTATTCAACGCCTCTGTCGTTAAGCGCCGGAAGCCAGATCACTGAATTGCAGCAGCGCTTGAAAGAAAGCGAGCGGCAACGAGAAGAGCTGAATAAACAACTGCAAAATGCCGATAGCGAACGCGAAAGCGCCTTGCTGGGCCGGTTACGCCAAGAGAATCAGCGCCTCAAGCTGCAACTCAAGGAAGCCCAGGCAAACCCGCTGCCGCGCCTGCTGACCGATCAACAGCAGTGGTTCGTCACAGGCGCGGGAGTAGCGCTATTGGCCCTGCTCTGCGGTATCTTCGCCAGTGGTGGACGTAGAAAGCGTCGGCAATGGCTAAATTGA
- a CDS encoding segregation and condensation protein A gives MEVFLEAFEGPLDLLLYLIRKQNINILDIPVAEITRQYMGYVELMQSVRLELAAEYLVMAAMLAEIKSRMLLPRSAEIEEEENDPRAELIRRLQEYERFKAAAEGIDGLSRVGRDVVVPKLDAPEARARKLLPDVSLEELLMSMAEVLRRGDMFESHQVSREALSTRERMSDVLERLKGGGFVPFVELFTAEEGRLGVVVTFMAILELVKESLVELVQNEPFAAIHVRARAE, from the coding sequence CTGGAAGTTTTCCTTGAGGCCTTCGAAGGCCCGCTCGACTTGCTGCTGTACCTGATCCGCAAGCAGAACATCAACATCCTCGACATTCCGGTGGCGGAAATTACCCGACAGTACATGGGTTATGTCGAACTGATGCAATCGGTGCGCCTGGAGCTGGCCGCCGAGTACCTGGTAATGGCGGCCATGCTCGCCGAGATCAAGTCGCGGATGCTGCTGCCGCGTTCGGCCGAGATCGAAGAGGAAGAAAATGATCCGCGCGCCGAGCTGATCCGGCGCTTGCAGGAGTACGAACGCTTCAAGGCGGCCGCTGAAGGCATTGACGGCCTGAGTCGGGTCGGCCGCGATGTAGTGGTGCCCAAGCTCGATGCCCCGGAGGCGCGGGCGCGCAAGTTGCTGCCGGACGTGAGTCTGGAAGAGTTGCTGATGTCCATGGCCGAGGTCCTGCGCCGTGGCGATATGTTCGAAAGCCATCAGGTCAGCCGCGAGGCGTTGTCGACGCGCGAGCGCATGAGCGATGTGCTGGAACGGCTCAAGGGCGGCGGTTTTGTGCCTTTTGTCGAGCTGTTCACCGCAGAAGAAGGACGCTTGGGTGTGGTCGTGACCTTTATGGCGATCCTCGAACTGGTCAAGGAATCCTTGGTCGAGCTGGTACAGAATGAGCCGTTTGCGGCTATCCATGTGCGGGCGCGAGCCGAATAA
- a CDS encoding UDP-2,3-diacylglucosamine diphosphatase, producing the protein MTSAELAKPSRKQRVRTLWISDVHLGTRDCQAEHLSQFLKGYQADKIYLVGDIIDGWKLRSGMYWPQAHTNVIRRLLTMSKRGTEVIYVTGNHDEFLRRYSKLILGNIQLVDEAVHVTADGRHLLVIHGDQFDVITRYHRWLAFLGDSAYEFTLTLNRWLNHWRARYGYGYWSLSAYLKHKVKTAVSFISDFEEAIAHECVKRELHGVVCGHIHHAEIRKVGEVDYLNCGDWVESCTALIEHWDGTIELYRLADAQAREAQLKAELVKVAEPV; encoded by the coding sequence ATGACCAGCGCCGAACTTGCCAAACCCAGCCGTAAACAACGCGTGCGCACCTTGTGGATTTCCGATGTGCACCTCGGCACCCGGGATTGTCAGGCCGAGCATTTGTCGCAGTTTCTCAAGGGCTATCAGGCTGACAAGATTTATCTGGTCGGCGACATCATTGATGGCTGGAAGCTGCGCAGCGGCATGTACTGGCCGCAGGCTCACACCAACGTCATCCGCCGTCTGCTGACCATGAGCAAGCGCGGCACCGAGGTGATTTACGTCACCGGCAACCACGACGAGTTTCTGCGGCGTTATTCAAAGCTGATCCTGGGCAATATTCAACTGGTGGACGAGGCGGTCCACGTTACTGCTGATGGCCGGCACCTGTTGGTGATTCACGGCGATCAGTTCGATGTGATCACCCGCTATCACCGCTGGCTGGCGTTTCTCGGCGACTCGGCCTACGAGTTCACCCTGACCCTCAACCGCTGGCTCAATCACTGGCGTGCACGGTACGGCTACGGTTACTGGTCGTTGTCGGCGTACCTCAAGCACAAAGTCAAAACTGCGGTCAGTTTCATCAGCGATTTCGAAGAGGCCATCGCCCACGAGTGCGTCAAGCGCGAGCTGCACGGGGTGGTTTGCGGGCACATCCATCATGCGGAAATCCGCAAGGTCGGCGAGGTGGACTACCTCAATTGCGGGGATTGGGTGGAGTCGTGCACGGCCTTGATCGAGCATTGGGACGGCACGATCGAGTTGTACCGGTTGGCGGATGCGCAGGCGCGAGAGGCGCAATTGAAAGCGGAGTTGGTGAAGGTCGCGGAACCGGTTTGA
- a CDS encoding HD domain-containing protein — translation MNAHARFTHMKDGTQEDWAIIAAEFSAYAKQLPTRIVAHLKLLEGDFGGFPVDRLTHSLQTATRAWRDDRDEEYVVCALLHDIGDTLGSYNHPDIAAAILKPFVSAENLWMVEKHGIFQGYYFFHHLGMDRHLREQFREHPQYRQTIEFCAEYDAAAFDPAYETLPLSFFEPMMERLFARPKNSIYMAAIEVHAPA, via the coding sequence ATGAATGCGCATGCCCGCTTCACCCACATGAAGGATGGTACGCAGGAAGACTGGGCGATCATCGCCGCAGAGTTCAGTGCCTACGCCAAACAATTGCCGACACGGATTGTGGCGCACTTGAAATTGCTGGAGGGTGATTTTGGCGGCTTCCCGGTCGATCGCCTGACCCACTCGCTGCAAACCGCCACCCGCGCCTGGCGCGATGACCGGGATGAGGAATACGTGGTGTGTGCGCTGCTCCACGACATTGGCGATACCCTTGGCTCCTACAACCACCCGGACATTGCGGCGGCGATCCTCAAGCCATTCGTCAGCGCTGAAAACCTGTGGATGGTGGAAAAACACGGGATTTTCCAGGGCTATTACTTCTTCCATCATCTGGGCATGGACCGGCATCTGCGCGAGCAATTTCGCGAACACCCGCAGTACCGGCAAACCATCGAGTTCTGCGCCGAGTATGACGCCGCAGCCTTTGATCCGGCCTACGAGACCTTGCCGCTGAGTTTCTTCGAGCCGATGATGGAGCGCCTGTTTGCCCGGCCAAAAAACTCGATCTACATGGCGGCAATAGAAGTACACGCGCCGGCCTGA
- a CDS encoding septation protein A: MKQFIDFIPLLLFFIVYKIDPRVVDIAGHQLTVGGIYSATAMLIISSLVVYGTLFIKQRTLEKSQWLTLIACLVFGSLTLAFHSETVLKWKAPVVNWLFALAFIGSHFIGDRLLIKRIMGHALTLPDPVWLRLNIAWIVFFLFCGAANLFVAFTFQDYWVDFKVFGSLGMTLLFLVGQGIYLSRHLHDADTTTPKTED, translated from the coding sequence GTGAAACAATTCATCGACTTCATCCCGCTTCTGCTGTTTTTCATCGTCTACAAAATCGATCCACGGGTCGTCGACATCGCCGGTCATCAACTGACAGTAGGCGGTATTTACAGCGCCACTGCGATGCTGATCATCAGCTCCCTGGTGGTCTACGGCACGCTGTTCATCAAACAGCGCACGCTGGAGAAGAGCCAGTGGCTGACCCTGATCGCCTGCCTGGTCTTCGGCAGCCTGACCCTGGCCTTCCACAGCGAAACCGTCCTTAAATGGAAGGCACCGGTGGTCAACTGGCTGTTCGCCCTGGCCTTTATCGGCAGCCATTTCATCGGCGACCGCCTGCTGATCAAACGCATCATGGGCCATGCGCTGACCCTGCCTGATCCGGTCTGGCTGCGCTTGAACATCGCCTGGATCGTTTTTTTCCTGTTCTGCGGTGCCGCCAACCTGTTTGTAGCGTTCACCTTCCAGGACTACTGGGTCGACTTCAAAGTCTTCGGCAGCCTGGGCATGACCCTGCTGTTCCTGGTCGGCCAGGGCATTTACCTGTCCCGCCACCTGCACGACGCCGACACTACTACGCCAAAAACCGAGGACTGA
- a CDS encoding YciI family protein, with the protein MLYAIIATDVANSLENRLAARPAHIERLQKLQAEGRVVLAGPHPAIDSNDPGAAGFTGSLIVADFTSLEAAKAWADADPYIAAGVYASVLVKPFKQVLP; encoded by the coding sequence ATGCTTTACGCAATCATTGCTACAGACGTCGCCAACTCCCTGGAAAACCGCCTGGCTGCGCGCCCTGCACACATCGAGCGGCTGCAAAAACTGCAAGCCGAAGGCCGCGTGGTTCTGGCAGGCCCGCACCCTGCCATCGACAGCAATGATCCGGGCGCAGCAGGTTTCACCGGCAGTCTGATCGTCGCCGACTTCACCTCCCTGGAAGCCGCCAAGGCCTGGGCCGACGCCGATCCGTATATCGCCGCAGGCGTCTACGCCAGCGTTCTGGTCAAACCGTTCAAACAAGTCCTGCCATAA
- a CDS encoding nitroreductase family protein, whose amino-acid sequence MQALDALLNRVSVPRLLDPAPTAAQREVLFAAAMRAPDHGHLQPWRFLTVEGAAREQLGEILAEAARLQDADVPQAQVDKARNGPLRAPLVVVVVARLQDHVKVPKSEQLLAAGCAAHGILLAAYAQGIGAVWRTGELVYSAHVAQGLGLAEGEEVIAFLYLGTPQNEPRVAGKVDLAEFVSAWSPEA is encoded by the coding sequence ATGCAGGCTCTCGACGCTTTGCTCAACCGTGTATCCGTTCCACGTTTGCTCGACCCGGCGCCCACCGCTGCACAGCGGGAAGTGTTGTTTGCCGCAGCCATGCGTGCACCAGATCACGGGCATTTGCAGCCGTGGCGTTTTCTGACGGTCGAAGGTGCGGCGCGCGAGCAATTGGGCGAGATACTGGCTGAGGCTGCACGCCTGCAAGACGCCGATGTGCCTCAGGCCCAGGTGGACAAGGCGCGTAACGGCCCGCTGCGTGCGCCGTTGGTGGTGGTGGTAGTGGCGCGCCTGCAAGACCACGTCAAAGTGCCGAAGTCCGAGCAGTTGCTGGCCGCCGGTTGTGCGGCCCACGGTATCTTGCTGGCGGCTTACGCTCAGGGTATCGGCGCAGTGTGGCGTACCGGCGAACTGGTCTATTCGGCGCATGTGGCCCAAGGGTTGGGCCTGGCGGAAGGTGAAGAGGTGATTGCATTTCTTTACCTGGGCACACCGCAGAACGAACCGCGAGTGGCAGGGAAAGTCGATCTCGCCGAGTTTGTCAGCGCCTGGTCGCCAGAGGCCTGA
- a CDS encoding sensor histidine kinase, producing MRSLFWRILASFWLAIALVAGLSILLAHMLNQDAWILSRHPGLSTLAQEWTQLYEEKGEDAAQTLLEQRKRRYHIDVQVLNESGDPVVRGTFPRRAAALEARQNDYPDDNDRRLPWRRLTVEYTSPKSAETYLLIYRIPHPELNAWHRTSLLWPLSALSISLVVLTLFSLLVTLSITRPLSRLRGAVHDLGQTTYQQNSLARLANRRDEFGVLANDFNRMGARLQSLIGSQRQLLRDVSHELRSPLARLRIALALAERAGPEEREKLWPRLTRECDRLEALISEILVLARVDADNASAEEVDLNALLNTVQKDAQLGSPEQSIQIEAERQLSLKGWPTMIERALDNLLRNAQRFNPEGQPIEVLALRQGERIVVSVRDHGPGVEAEHLSQLGEPFYRAPGQTAAGHGLGLAIARRAAERHGGSLILANHPEGGFIASLELPLEPGAVVQP from the coding sequence GTGCGTTCATTGTTCTGGCGCATCCTTGCCAGTTTCTGGCTGGCCATCGCTCTGGTTGCAGGGCTGTCGATTCTGCTCGCGCACATGTTGAACCAGGACGCCTGGATTCTCAGTCGCCACCCGGGCCTCAGCACCCTGGCGCAAGAGTGGACGCAGCTCTACGAAGAAAAGGGCGAGGACGCTGCGCAAACGTTGCTCGAACAACGCAAACGGCGTTACCACATTGATGTTCAGGTGCTGAACGAAAGTGGCGACCCGGTGGTGCGCGGCACCTTTCCTCGCCGCGCGGCGGCTTTGGAAGCACGGCAGAACGACTACCCCGACGACAATGACCGTCGCCTGCCCTGGCGACGTCTGACCGTCGAGTACACCAGCCCGAAAAGCGCTGAAACTTACTTGCTGATCTACCGTATTCCGCATCCGGAGCTCAACGCCTGGCACCGCACCAGCCTGCTTTGGCCCCTCAGTGCGCTGTCAATTTCCTTGGTGGTGCTGACGCTGTTCAGCCTGCTGGTAACGCTGTCCATCACCCGCCCGTTGAGCCGTTTGCGCGGTGCGGTGCATGACCTCGGTCAGACGACCTATCAGCAAAACAGCCTGGCACGGCTGGCCAACCGGCGTGACGAGTTTGGCGTGCTGGCCAACGACTTCAACCGCATGGGCGCACGCCTGCAAAGTCTGATCGGTAGCCAGCGACAACTGCTGCGCGACGTGTCTCACGAGCTGCGTTCACCGTTGGCCCGATTGCGTATCGCCCTGGCGCTCGCGGAACGGGCCGGCCCCGAAGAACGCGAAAAACTCTGGCCACGATTGACTCGCGAATGTGATCGCCTTGAAGCACTGATCAGTGAAATTCTGGTGCTGGCACGGGTCGACGCCGACAACGCGAGTGCCGAAGAGGTTGACCTCAATGCGCTACTGAATACGGTGCAAAAAGACGCTCAGCTCGGCTCGCCGGAGCAAAGCATACAGATAGAAGCCGAACGGCAATTGAGCCTCAAGGGCTGGCCGACCATGATCGAGCGGGCGCTGGACAACCTGTTGCGTAACGCCCAACGCTTCAATCCGGAAGGACAACCGATTGAAGTGCTGGCATTGCGTCAGGGAGAACGGATTGTGGTCAGCGTGCGCGACCATGGTCCCGGTGTAGAGGCCGAGCATTTGAGCCAACTGGGGGAGCCGTTTTACCGGGCACCCGGCCAGACGGCGGCCGGCCACGGCCTGGGACTGGCCATCGCCCGTCGCGCAGCGGAGCGCCACGGCGGCAGCCTGATTCTGGCCAATCACCCGGAGGGCGGATTCATTGCCAGCCTGGAGTTGCCGTTGGAACCGGGGGCGGTGGTTCAACCGTAA
- a CDS encoding L-threonylcarbamoyladenylate synthase — protein MSQFFQIHPENPQARLIKQAVEIIRNGGVVIYPTDSSYAIGCQIGDKNAVERVRRLRQLDEKHNFALICSDLSQLGLFAKIDTGTFRLLKAHLPGPYTFILNATREVPRLLLHPKKRTIGLRVPSHPIALALLEELGEPLMSVTLIMPGDTDPLSDPYEMRQLLEHQVDLIIDGGFGGIKASTVINLADGEPEVIRVGCGDPAPFTVEA, from the coding sequence GTGAGTCAATTTTTCCAGATTCATCCGGAAAACCCGCAAGCGCGCCTGATCAAACAGGCTGTCGAGATTATTCGCAACGGCGGGGTGGTGATTTATCCAACTGACTCGTCCTACGCCATTGGCTGCCAGATCGGTGACAAGAACGCCGTCGAACGTGTGCGTCGGTTGCGGCAACTGGATGAAAAGCACAATTTCGCGCTGATTTGCAGCGACCTGTCGCAACTTGGGCTATTCGCCAAGATCGACACCGGCACCTTCCGCTTGCTCAAGGCCCATTTGCCGGGGCCGTACACTTTTATTCTCAACGCCACCCGCGAAGTGCCGCGCCTGTTACTGCACCCGAAGAAGCGCACCATCGGTCTGCGGGTGCCAAGCCATCCGATTGCCCTGGCGTTGCTCGAAGAACTGGGCGAGCCGCTGATGAGCGTGACCCTGATCATGCCCGGCGACACTGATCCACTGAGCGATCCGTATGAAATGCGTCAGTTGCTGGAGCATCAGGTCGATCTGATCATCGACGGCGGTTTTGGTGGTATCAAAGCCTCCACGGTGATCAACCTGGCCGACGGCGAGCCAGAAGTGATCCGCGTCGGTTGCGGTGATCCCGCGCCGTTTACGGTTGAGGCCTAG
- a CDS encoding LTXXQ domain protein — protein sequence MRKTLIALMFAAALPTIAMAAQEGQGPTGPMDGHGYSEHMHGGKGAYKELDLSREQREQIRKLIGEQMHARQELVEQYLQKLSPADQQAMKDQMAAGRQKTEKDIRALLKPDQQQKFDAIQKKQAERKAEWAQFQAWKAQQPQKTQ from the coding sequence ATGCGCAAGACCCTTATCGCTTTGATGTTCGCTGCTGCACTGCCGACCATTGCCATGGCAGCGCAAGAAGGCCAAGGCCCGACGGGCCCAATGGATGGCCACGGTTACAGCGAACACATGCACGGCGGCAAAGGCGCTTACAAAGAACTGGACCTGAGCCGCGAACAACGCGAGCAGATCCGCAAACTGATTGGCGAGCAAATGCATGCGCGTCAAGAGCTGGTAGAGCAGTACCTGCAAAAACTCTCACCCGCTGATCAGCAGGCCATGAAAGACCAAATGGCGGCCGGCCGCCAGAAAACCGAGAAGGACATTCGTGCCCTTCTCAAGCCGGACCAGCAGCAGAAGTTCGACGCTATCCAAAAGAAGCAGGCCGAACGCAAAGCCGAATGGGCCCAGTTCCAGGCGTGGAAAGCCCAACAACCGCAAAAAACGCAATAA
- a CDS encoding response regulator transcription factor has product MSELLLIDDDQELCELLSSWLSQEGFVVRACHDGLSARRALAESAPAAVVLDVMLPDGSGLELLKQLRNDHPDLPVVMLSARGEPLDRILGLELGADDYLAKPCDPRELTARLRAVLRRSHPAAVSSQMELGDLCFSPVRGVVNIDEQEFTLTVSESRLLEALLKQPGEPLDKQELAQIALGRKLTLYDRSLDMHVSNLRKKIGPHPDGRPRIVALRSRGYYYSL; this is encoded by the coding sequence ATGAGCGAGCTGTTACTAATTGATGATGACCAGGAGCTGTGTGAGCTCCTGAGCAGTTGGCTGAGCCAGGAAGGTTTTGTCGTGCGCGCTTGCCACGACGGTCTGAGTGCTCGCCGCGCCTTGGCCGAGTCTGCGCCGGCAGCGGTGGTACTGGACGTGATGCTGCCCGACGGCAGCGGTCTGGAGCTGCTCAAGCAATTGCGCAACGACCACCCGGACCTGCCGGTGGTGATGCTCTCGGCCCGTGGCGAGCCACTGGACCGGATCCTCGGCCTCGAGCTGGGCGCCGACGACTACCTGGCCAAGCCTTGTGACCCGCGGGAGCTGACTGCCCGTCTGCGCGCAGTGCTGCGGCGCAGTCATCCAGCGGCGGTATCGAGCCAGATGGAGCTCGGCGATCTGTGCTTCAGCCCGGTCCGTGGCGTGGTCAACATCGACGAACAGGAATTCACCCTGACCGTCTCTGAAAGTCGCCTGCTCGAAGCCCTGCTCAAGCAACCCGGCGAACCGTTGGACAAGCAGGAGCTGGCGCAGATCGCCCTCGGGCGCAAGCTGACCCTGTACGACCGCAGCCTGGACATGCACGTCAGCAACCTGCGCAAGAAGATCGGCCCACACCCCGATGGCCGCCCGCGCATCGTTGCCCTGCGCAGCCGCGGTTATTACTACAGCCTCTGA
- a CDS encoding AraC family transcriptional regulator, with protein MSERTTSASWAMGIVKALEMDGLDCRVLFKQLGLDYAALDDPDARFPQDSMTRLWQRAVELSGNPAIGLNMGKLVRPASFNVAGYALMSSQTLAEGFQRLVRYQRIIAESADLSFRLLPEGYALILTVHGDHLPPTRQSAEASLACALGLCGWLTGHTLQPRKVLIQGDQPVDLEPYKLAFHAPLEFNAPYDALIFERADMEAPLPTANEAMALLHDRFAGEYLARFSESRVTHKARQVLCRLLPLGEPKRDTVAQTLHFSPRTLQRRLQEEGTSFQTLLDDTRRELAEQYLAQPSMTLLEIAYLLGFADPSNFFRAFRRWFDTTPGEYRVRLMEAPKELSDARTPEYTAQTR; from the coding sequence ATGAGCGAACGAACGACTTCTGCAAGCTGGGCGATGGGGATTGTCAAGGCACTGGAGATGGACGGCCTGGATTGCCGGGTCTTGTTCAAACAACTGGGGCTCGACTATGCGGCGCTGGATGATCCGGATGCGCGCTTTCCTCAAGATTCGATGACGCGGCTCTGGCAGCGTGCGGTAGAGCTGTCCGGCAACCCTGCGATCGGTTTGAACATGGGCAAGTTGGTCCGTCCGGCATCGTTTAATGTGGCCGGTTATGCCTTGATGTCCAGCCAGACCCTGGCTGAAGGCTTTCAACGCCTGGTGCGCTATCAGCGGATCATCGCCGAAAGCGCCGACCTGAGTTTTCGCCTGTTACCTGAAGGTTATGCACTGATTCTGACGGTGCATGGCGACCATCTGCCACCCACCCGACAAAGTGCCGAAGCTTCACTGGCCTGTGCGCTGGGGTTGTGCGGCTGGCTGACCGGGCACACCTTGCAGCCACGCAAAGTATTGATTCAGGGCGATCAGCCCGTAGATCTCGAACCCTACAAATTAGCCTTTCATGCGCCGCTGGAGTTCAATGCCCCGTATGACGCGCTGATTTTCGAACGGGCGGATATGGAGGCGCCGTTGCCGACCGCCAATGAGGCCATGGCGTTATTGCATGACCGGTTTGCCGGTGAATATCTGGCGCGATTTTCCGAAAGTCGGGTTACCCACAAGGCGCGGCAAGTGTTGTGTCGCTTGCTGCCCCTGGGTGAGCCCAAGCGCGATACGGTGGCGCAAACCCTGCATTTTTCCCCGCGCACCTTGCAGCGACGCTTGCAGGAAGAGGGCACGAGTTTTCAGACGCTGCTCGACGACACGCGTCGCGAGTTGGCCGAGCAGTACCTGGCGCAACCGAGTATGACCTTGCTGGAAATTGCCTACCTGCTGGGGTTCGCCGATCCGAGCAATTTCTTCCGGGCTTTTCGGCGCTGGTTCGATACCACTCCCGGCGAGTACCGGGTGCGGCTGATGGAAGCACCGAAAGAACTCAGTGACGCCAGAACGCCGGAATACACAGCACAAACACGGTAA
- a CDS encoding PHP domain-containing protein, producing the protein MNVDLHCHSTASDGALAPAVLVARAFEKGVRVLALTDHDTLEGLDEARSAAVALGMQLINGVELSCTWGGATIHVLGYGFDVNAPALVEAIAKLRDGRWLRSEEISRKLELKGMPGALDGARAIQQELGDSGNAPARPHFADYLVRAGFVKDRAEAFRKWLGAGKLGDVKQHWPTLEETVETLRAAGAWVSLAHPWHYDFTRSKRRRLIADYIQAGGHAIEVVNGHQPAEQVGSLAILAREFGLLVSAGSDFHGPGGWSEIGEYRPLPEDLPPLWCRFKHDPAVIAV; encoded by the coding sequence GTGAATGTTGATTTGCACTGCCATAGCACGGCCTCCGATGGCGCCCTGGCGCCTGCGGTACTGGTTGCGCGTGCGTTCGAGAAAGGCGTGCGAGTCCTGGCCTTGACCGACCACGACACCCTCGAAGGCCTCGACGAGGCCCGCAGCGCAGCAGTCGCGCTGGGGATGCAACTGATCAACGGCGTCGAATTGTCCTGCACCTGGGGTGGCGCGACCATTCATGTGCTCGGTTACGGGTTCGACGTCAATGCCCCGGCGTTGGTCGAGGCGATTGCAAAATTGCGTGACGGGCGCTGGCTGAGGTCCGAAGAAATCAGCCGCAAGCTTGAACTCAAGGGTATGCCGGGCGCGCTGGACGGCGCGCGGGCTATCCAGCAGGAGCTCGGTGACAGCGGCAATGCGCCGGCCCGACCGCACTTTGCCGACTATTTAGTCCGTGCAGGCTTCGTCAAGGACCGCGCCGAAGCCTTCCGCAAGTGGCTGGGCGCCGGCAAGCTGGGGGACGTCAAGCAGCACTGGCCGACCCTGGAAGAAACCGTCGAAACCCTGCGCGCTGCCGGAGCCTGGGTCAGTTTGGCGCACCCTTGGCACTATGATTTCACCCGCAGCAAACGCCGTCGCCTGATTGCCGACTATATTCAAGCAGGTGGCCACGCTATTGAGGTGGTCAATGGTCATCAGCCGGCCGAGCAGGTCGGCAGCCTGGCTATTCTTGCACGTGAGTTTGGTCTGCTGGTCAGTGCCGGCAGTGATTTCCATGGACCCGGAGGCTGGTCCGAGATCGGCGAATACCGCCCGCTCCCGGAGGACCTGCCACCGCTTTGGTGTCGGTTCAAACATGACCCAGCCGTTATTGCCGTCTGA